A window of Novosphingobium terrae contains these coding sequences:
- a CDS encoding glycosyltransferase family 4 protein: MTAFLINGRFLSRPTTGVDRVAIELVRALQKRRNAGAPIELSIAVPADAPGDGAIRASLNLDADCPILRSRHRGYGWEQIALPMLQPDAMLLSLCNMGPVLRRRQLVLMHDAQIYDAPGSYSPAFRCAYRLLQPLLARRAQHIATVSDHSAQRLRHHRVGGLRDFHVLPNGIDHLDAIIPDDTILSRLGLQPGSYLLAIGAKAFHKNIPMLLAAHAALPAPRLPLVLVGGGEAGEDVISTGRVSDGELKALYSHARLFLLPSLTEGFGLPALEAMACGCPVLTSDGGALRETCGEAAAYCPPMDRPSWTARIGAFSTSERKLEAMRRAGLAHAARFRWDSAAGRLLQMVESAKQPVERHDPQAVVARG; this comes from the coding sequence GCTTCCTGAGCAGGCCCACGACCGGCGTCGACCGCGTGGCGATCGAACTGGTCCGTGCGCTGCAAAAGCGCCGCAACGCGGGTGCGCCCATCGAGCTGTCGATCGCCGTTCCCGCCGACGCGCCGGGCGATGGGGCGATCCGCGCCTCCCTCAACCTCGATGCGGACTGCCCGATCCTGCGCTCTCGCCACCGCGGCTATGGCTGGGAGCAGATCGCGCTGCCCATGCTCCAGCCCGACGCCATGTTGCTCAGCCTCTGCAACATGGGGCCAGTGCTACGGCGCCGACAGCTGGTGCTGATGCATGATGCCCAGATTTACGATGCTCCGGGCAGCTACAGCCCCGCATTCCGCTGTGCCTATCGCCTGCTGCAGCCCCTGCTGGCACGCCGGGCGCAGCATATTGCCACGGTTTCGGACCATTCTGCGCAGCGCCTGAGGCACCATCGGGTTGGCGGCCTCCGCGATTTTCACGTTCTGCCCAATGGCATCGATCATCTCGATGCGATCATACCGGACGACACGATCCTGAGCCGTCTCGGATTGCAACCGGGCAGTTATCTTCTGGCGATCGGCGCCAAAGCCTTTCACAAGAACATTCCCATGCTGCTGGCGGCCCATGCCGCTCTGCCTGCGCCGCGCCTGCCTTTGGTGCTGGTCGGCGGTGGCGAGGCAGGCGAAGACGTGATCTCGACGGGACGGGTCAGCGATGGCGAGCTTAAAGCGCTCTATAGCCACGCCAGACTGTTCCTTCTGCCCTCTCTGACCGAGGGTTTCGGCCTGCCCGCACTTGAGGCCATGGCCTGCGGCTGCCCGGTGCTGACCTCGGACGGCGGCGCCCTGCGCGAAACCTGCGGCGAGGCGGCGGCCTATTGCCCTCCCATGGACAGGCCCAGCTGGACGGCCCGCATCGGCGCTTTCTCCACCTCTGAGCGGAAGCTGGAGGCGATGCGCCGGGCCGGACTGGCCCATGCGGCGCGGTTCCGCTGGGACAGTGCCGCCGGACGCTTGCTTCAAATGGTGGAAAGCGCGAAGCAGCCCGTGGAGCGCCATGATCCGCAAGCGGTTGTCGCGCGCGGCTAA
- a CDS encoding glycosyltransferase: MNLLAPGFAAAARSPAILSHGRSRPKVALVHYWLVAMRGGERVLERLLNLYPDADILTHVYDPSAMSARIRAANVRTSFINQLPYARKFYQYYLPLMPMALEELDLSDYDLVISSEAGPAKGVITAPNAQHFCYCHSPMRYIWDHYHQYRKEANLLARMAMPTMYHRLREWDVSSSARVDHFAANSSFIQQRIRKFWRREAEVIHPPVETSLFSPSGEIDDFYLWVGQMVPYKRPDLAVDAFNENGLPLVMVGSGGMAKALKARAKPNIRFVSHLDFTQLRQTYARARALVMTAEEDFGLTPVEAMASGRPVVGLGRGGLLDSVVPERTGVLFARQEVEDLIEAVGRMEDFLRDFDPRHAVEQAERFSVAHFDRKIRRFTQIN, translated from the coding sequence ATGAACCTGCTCGCCCCCGGCTTTGCTGCCGCCGCTCGAAGTCCAGCGATCCTCTCCCACGGACGGTCAAGGCCAAAGGTGGCGCTGGTCCACTACTGGCTGGTGGCGATGCGCGGCGGGGAGCGGGTGCTTGAACGCCTGCTCAATCTCTATCCCGACGCCGATATCCTCACCCATGTCTACGATCCCTCGGCGATGTCCGCGCGGATCAGGGCGGCCAATGTCCGCACCAGCTTTATCAACCAGCTGCCCTATGCGCGGAAGTTTTATCAATATTATCTGCCGCTGATGCCGATGGCGCTGGAAGAGCTGGACCTGTCGGATTACGATCTGGTAATCAGCAGCGAGGCAGGGCCGGCCAAAGGTGTGATCACCGCGCCCAATGCGCAGCATTTCTGCTATTGTCACTCGCCCATGCGCTACATCTGGGACCATTATCACCAATATCGCAAAGAGGCGAACCTGCTGGCCAGGATGGCGATGCCCACCATGTATCACCGGCTGCGCGAATGGGATGTGAGTTCCAGCGCAAGGGTCGATCATTTCGCGGCCAATTCCAGCTTTATCCAGCAGCGCATCCGCAAGTTCTGGCGCCGCGAGGCCGAGGTGATCCACCCCCCGGTCGAGACCAGCCTGTTCAGCCCTTCCGGCGAGATCGACGATTTTTACCTCTGGGTCGGCCAGATGGTGCCCTACAAGCGCCCCGATCTGGCCGTGGATGCCTTCAACGAGAATGGCCTGCCATTGGTGATGGTTGGTAGCGGGGGAATGGCCAAGGCGCTGAAGGCGCGGGCCAAACCGAACATCCGCTTTGTCAGCCATCTCGATTTCACACAGCTGCGCCAGACCTATGCGCGTGCGCGTGCGCTGGTGATGACGGCGGAAGAGGATTTCGGCCTGACCCCGGTGGAAGCCATGGCCTCGGGCAGGCCTGTGGTGGGACTGGGGCGCGGTGGCCTGCTCGACAGTGTCGTGCCGGAGCGTACCGGGGTGCTGTTTGCGCGCCAGGAGGTCGAGGATCTGATCGAAGCAGTCGGCCGCATGGAGGATTTCCTGCGCGATTTCGATCCGCGCCATGCTGTCGAGCAGGCGGAGCGGTTTTCGGTTGCCCATTTCGACCGGAAAATCCGACGGTTTACGCAGATCAATTAG
- a CDS encoding GumC family protein: MSGSRELVAKHAETPAIANLGDQAIAVSDRLDLIGTVSFLRRRLGIIVGCAVLGLLVGAAFSFFSHKTWRAEATVMVLDNAKQAPGSSPDETTAAVPETQLVDTQTAIIESQDMAAKVTQALPAGIVMPSQAVYDILMHHVSAKRNSQTYALTISYDAPSAREAQMVVNEYARQYAQWQVTAEQDRNLRLRKQVEGRLEKLRAQAQSDTEALQQYRIAHNLLSTSGASLAEQEISAYNLEVSKARASAVEDRARLDTAIEQLRKGSSGDDVGEALDSPVIANLRTQEGQLAGQVANLQSRYGPNHPALIQSQNQLQEVRSRIQAEIGRVMSNLQAKRNVSQERLSSLDASLEGARVKLADNNAAMVGLSGLERAANASQGIYDTYLSSYKQLLAAEGSERPMARILSLASEPKKPLSPNIPLVIALAAVIGLGVGVVGAYITDALFLGVTTAHDVEHNLAENYLASIPLLSSVHAERPPALSAVQDSPRSAFTEAFRVLGTAIDQSTTGRAQVIALTSALPGEGKTMTSCCLAHVLAEGGARTLLIDCDMRRRGISRQFNVGPDHPGLIEILDGSVPLNIDHLVQDRMLCVIPLGANSADSERLLTGPLFPQLLEAMRGKFDRIILDLPPILPIAATRTLATRADAVVLVAKWRDTSSFAIRTARGRLPKNLVNVVGVALNQVDLTKRAYFTREDPAFYYNKYSEYYT; this comes from the coding sequence ATGAGCGGCTCGCGTGAACTTGTGGCCAAACACGCGGAAACACCCGCGATTGCGAATTTGGGCGATCAGGCGATCGCCGTTTCAGACCGGCTCGATCTGATCGGCACGGTCAGCTTCCTGCGCCGACGGCTGGGGATCATCGTGGGATGCGCTGTCCTCGGCCTGCTGGTCGGCGCGGCCTTCAGCTTCTTTTCGCACAAGACCTGGCGTGCCGAGGCGACGGTGATGGTGCTGGACAACGCCAAACAGGCGCCCGGCAGCAGCCCTGATGAGACGACCGCAGCCGTGCCCGAAACGCAGCTGGTCGACACGCAGACGGCAATCATCGAATCGCAGGACATGGCCGCGAAGGTGACGCAGGCGCTGCCCGCCGGCATCGTCATGCCGTCGCAAGCCGTTTACGACATTCTGATGCATCATGTTTCGGCCAAGCGGAACAGCCAGACCTATGCGCTGACCATCAGCTATGATGCGCCCTCAGCGCGTGAAGCGCAGATGGTGGTGAATGAATATGCCCGCCAATATGCGCAGTGGCAGGTCACCGCCGAGCAGGACCGCAACCTGCGCCTGCGCAAGCAGGTGGAAGGGCGCCTGGAAAAGCTGCGGGCTCAGGCGCAGTCGGACACCGAGGCGCTGCAGCAATATCGCATCGCGCATAATCTGCTCAGCACCTCGGGCGCCTCGCTGGCCGAGCAGGAGATTTCTGCCTACAATCTGGAGGTCAGCAAGGCGCGCGCTTCGGCGGTCGAGGATCGGGCGCGGCTCGACACGGCGATCGAGCAGCTGCGCAAGGGGTCTTCGGGCGATGACGTTGGTGAGGCGCTCGATTCGCCGGTGATCGCCAATCTGCGCACGCAGGAAGGGCAGCTGGCGGGGCAGGTTGCCAATCTGCAATCGCGCTATGGCCCCAATCACCCCGCGCTGATCCAGAGCCAGAACCAGCTGCAGGAGGTGCGCAGCCGCATTCAGGCGGAAATTGGCCGCGTGATGTCCAATCTGCAGGCCAAGCGCAATGTGTCGCAGGAGCGGCTGTCCTCGCTTGACGCTAGCCTTGAGGGCGCGCGGGTGAAGCTGGCGGACAACAATGCCGCGATGGTGGGGCTCAGCGGGCTTGAACGCGCGGCCAACGCCTCGCAGGGCATCTATGACACCTATCTGAGCAGCTATAAGCAACTGCTGGCAGCAGAAGGCAGTGAGCGCCCCATGGCGCGCATCCTCTCGCTGGCTTCAGAACCGAAAAAGCCGCTTTCGCCCAACATTCCGCTGGTGATCGCGCTGGCGGCGGTGATCGGTTTGGGCGTCGGTGTGGTGGGGGCCTATATCACCGATGCGCTGTTCCTCGGCGTGACGACGGCGCATGATGTCGAGCACAATCTGGCCGAAAACTATCTGGCCTCGATCCCCCTGCTTTCTTCGGTGCATGCTGAAAGGCCGCCCGCGCTCTCGGCGGTTCAGGACAGCCCCCGTTCGGCCTTCACCGAGGCCTTCCGGGTGCTGGGCACCGCGATAGACCAGTCCACCACGGGCCGGGCACAGGTGATCGCGCTGACCTCGGCGCTGCCGGGCGAGGGCAAGACGATGACCTCCTGCTGTCTGGCCCATGTGCTGGCCGAAGGCGGGGCGCGCACCCTGCTGATCGACTGTGACATGCGCCGCCGCGGGATCAGCCGCCAGTTCAATGTCGGCCCGGATCACCCGGGGCTGATCGAGATTCTGGATGGCTCCGTGCCGCTCAACATCGACCATCTGGTCCAGGACCGCATGCTTTGCGTGATCCCGCTGGGTGCCAATTCGGCGGATTCCGAAAGATTGCTGACCGGGCCGCTCTTCCCGCAATTGCTGGAGGCGATGCGCGGCAAATTCGACCGGATCATCCTCGATCTGCCGCCGATCCTGCCGATCGCGGCGACACGCACGCTGGCCACGCGGGCCGATGCGGTGGTGCTGGTGGCCAAATGGCGTGACACCTCGTCCTTTGCCATTCGCACGGCGCGCGGGCGCCTGCCCAAGAACCTCGTCAATGTTGTGGGTGTGGCGCTCAATCAGGTCGATCTGACCAAGCGCGCCTATTTCACCCGCGAGGACCCCGCCTTTTACTACAACAAGTATAGCGAGTATTACACATGA
- a CDS encoding outer membrane beta-barrel protein has translation MAARRTLGKSGTSRQAVIRLPDQSVKNAPAIRSASSSPSPSGHLAEAWQLARLLVVMLTAGEERREIAANRVIYVMSGKAKRRAPTLVTRATLLLAMLALPRVASAQTARVLTPTEMFDPENSPGVPLGDALVLRNETTLQAQGNSNIYNVDTGSRADTIGILQSDLHLATTSARHWAELSAGGMLQRYAKIGAEDTSTYHGSARTRLDLGHRITVNADGELARDYEMRGTAGDQFTTDHPVLYNRKQLHVRLARSGGILEVAFDGSLRTQDYLKAAIQGVPVDLSYRNATVRQGMLETQYRLSPALRLYTELSVNQVTYAQNLGYPRNSSGYAALAGVHVAVSSVIDAEAAVGYMRQTFQLASSPPVSGISYKLAGNWTPTPMWRLTATGRRDVDASPLTNSPAIVRSTFDLKGQRALGDRVLVDAHAAYTQEDYRGLPRSDRRVEAGAGGHYRLTRNVGLLAQAGWRQQWGGASGRSYSGFSGSVGVRVVL, from the coding sequence ATGGCGGCGCGCAGGACCTTAGGAAAGAGCGGCACCTCGCGGCAGGCGGTCATCCGACTGCCTGATCAAAGCGTAAAGAACGCCCCGGCCATACGGAGCGCCTCGTCCAGCCCGTCCCCGTCGGGGCATCTTGCCGAGGCCTGGCAACTGGCCCGCCTGCTGGTGGTCATGCTGACAGCGGGGGAGGAGCGGCGGGAGATCGCCGCAAACCGCGTCATCTATGTGATGTCCGGCAAGGCCAAGCGCCGGGCGCCGACGCTGGTCACGCGCGCCACGCTGCTGCTGGCCATGCTGGCCCTGCCGCGCGTCGCCAGCGCGCAGACGGCGCGCGTACTCACGCCCACCGAGATGTTCGATCCTGAGAACAGCCCGGGCGTACCGCTGGGCGATGCGCTGGTGCTGCGCAATGAAACCACGCTTCAGGCGCAGGGCAATTCCAACATCTACAATGTCGACACCGGCAGCAGGGCCGACACCATCGGCATTCTGCAGTCCGACCTGCATCTGGCCACCACCTCCGCTCGCCATTGGGCGGAGCTGTCGGCGGGGGGCATGCTGCAGCGCTATGCCAAGATCGGTGCCGAGGACACCTCGACCTATCATGGCTCAGCGCGCACCAGGCTGGATCTGGGCCACCGGATCACCGTGAACGCCGATGGAGAGCTGGCGCGTGACTATGAGATGCGTGGCACCGCCGGCGATCAGTTCACCACCGATCATCCGGTTCTTTACAACAGAAAGCAGCTCCATGTGAGGCTGGCGCGCAGCGGCGGCATTCTGGAAGTGGCCTTTGATGGATCGCTGCGCACGCAGGACTATCTCAAGGCCGCGATCCAGGGCGTGCCCGTCGACCTGTCCTATCGCAACGCCACAGTCCGCCAGGGCATGCTGGAAACGCAATACCGCCTGTCTCCCGCGCTGCGGCTCTATACGGAGCTGAGCGTCAATCAGGTCACCTATGCGCAGAACCTTGGCTATCCCCGCAATTCCAGCGGCTATGCGGCGTTGGCGGGGGTGCATGTCGCGGTGAGTTCGGTCATCGATGCCGAGGCGGCGGTCGGCTATATGCGGCAGACATTCCAGTTGGCGTCCTCCCCGCCGGTCAGCGGCATCAGCTATAAATTGGCCGGCAACTGGACGCCGACGCCGATGTGGCGCCTGACGGCCACCGGGCGGCGCGACGTCGATGCCAGCCCCTTGACGAACTCGCCGGCCATCGTGCGCAGCACCTTTGATCTGAAGGGCCAGCGCGCTCTGGGCGACCGGGTGCTGGTCGATGCCCATGCCGCCTACACGCAGGAAGATTATCGCGGCCTGCCGCGCTCTGACCGCCGTGTCGAGGCGGGGGCTGGCGGGCATTACCGGCTGACGCGCAATGTCGGCCTGCTGGCACAGGCAGGCTGGCGCCAGCAATGGGGGGGCGCTTCCGGGCGCTCCTACAGCGGCTTTTCCGGCTCCGTGGGTGTGAGGGTTGTGTTGTGA
- a CDS encoding sugar transferase codes for MASPILLLWSPPSPVEKLIILDEERPAVDWNRDRYPVIAKAATEPWSRVVQGRYQPDAGRAVSGQASEWLARSRDVAGALCLLVLCMPLILMLALIIWLTDRGPPFFAHSRIGRDGKAFQCYKLRSMHRNAESRLNELLKSNPAFRSEWAHNRKLSKDPRVTWFGDFLRKSSLDELPQLYNVLNGTMTLVGPRPIVQEELARYGAHASCYLQCKPGLTGVWQVSGRSDTSYRRRVAADRLYLRRRSFVFDGKLLLATLPAVLTRKGAC; via the coding sequence GTGGCGTCTCCGATTCTGTTGCTCTGGTCGCCGCCCTCGCCGGTCGAGAAGCTGATCATCCTCGATGAGGAGCGGCCCGCGGTGGACTGGAACCGGGATCGCTATCCGGTGATCGCCAAAGCCGCCACCGAGCCATGGAGCCGGGTGGTGCAGGGCAGGTATCAACCGGATGCGGGCCGCGCTGTGTCGGGGCAGGCCTCGGAATGGCTGGCGCGATCGCGCGATGTTGCCGGTGCGCTGTGTCTGCTGGTGCTGTGTATGCCGCTGATCCTGATGCTGGCGCTGATCATCTGGCTGACGGATCGTGGACCGCCCTTCTTCGCGCACAGCCGCATCGGCCGCGATGGCAAGGCGTTCCAATGCTACAAATTGCGCTCGATGCATCGCAATGCGGAGAGTCGGTTGAACGAGTTGCTGAAAAGCAACCCCGCCTTCCGCAGCGAATGGGCGCATAACCGCAAGCTGTCCAAAGACCCTCGCGTGACCTGGTTCGGGGACTTTCTGCGCAAGAGCAGCCTCGATGAGCTGCCCCAGCTGTACAACGTTCTCAATGGCACGATGACGCTGGTCGGCCCACGCCCGATCGTGCAGGAGGAGCTGGCGCGCTATGGCGCTCATGCCAGCTGCTATCTGCAATGCAAGCCCGGGCTGACCGGGGTGTGGCAGGTGAGCGGGCGCAGCGATACCTCCTATCGCCGCAGGGTTGCCGCCGACCGGCTCTATCTGCGCCGTCGCTCCTTCGTGTTCGACGGGAAGCTGCTGTTGGCCACCTTGCCCGCTGTGCTTACACGCAAGGGGGCATGCTGA
- a CDS encoding polysaccharide biosynthesis/export family protein: MKTIARLLRSHSRQALTAACLGLVGITALSAPLGASVVRTTVAQLNQDLRAGYQIGAGDHLRITVFDEPTLTNDYIVNESGAVAFPLIDEVPADQLTTSQFAGKLAEKLKAGGYVLTPKVAVEIVKHRPFYILGEVSKPGEYPYTGDLTLAQAVATAGGYTARADTRTIKIQRRSGEQPIQVKLDAPLRIAPGDTIIIKEAFF, encoded by the coding sequence ATGAAGACCATCGCCAGACTGTTGCGTTCCCATTCGCGGCAAGCCCTCACGGCGGCTTGCCTGGGCCTGGTGGGGATCACCGCCCTGTCTGCCCCGCTCGGCGCCAGTGTGGTGCGAACCACCGTGGCGCAGCTCAACCAGGACTTGCGCGCGGGCTATCAGATCGGCGCGGGTGACCATCTGCGCATCACCGTCTTCGACGAACCCACACTGACGAATGATTATATCGTCAACGAGAGCGGCGCTGTCGCCTTCCCGCTGATCGATGAGGTCCCAGCCGATCAACTGACCACATCGCAATTCGCCGGCAAGCTCGCCGAGAAGCTCAAGGCCGGCGGTTATGTGCTGACCCCGAAGGTGGCGGTCGAGATCGTCAAACATCGCCCTTTCTATATTCTGGGCGAGGTCAGCAAGCCGGGCGAGTATCCCTATACCGGCGATCTCACGCTGGCCCAGGCCGTGGCGACCGCCGGTGGTTACACCGCGCGGGCTGACACGCGCACCATCAAGATCCAGCGCCGGTCAGGCGAGCAGCCCATTCAGGTCAAGCTGGATGCTCCGCTGCGGATTGCGCCCGGTGATACAATCATCATCAAAGAGGCATTTTTCTGA
- a CDS encoding LuxR C-terminal-related transcriptional regulator, producing MRTDVCIVSEYEISREGLKNILKTEGFRVVDLFATVAEAVNSSLPQDAFIVLDGFPVAEQAGLVKDIMDHCQTSLVAVLSERFDVNAMIACFQNGAKGYIVRSMKALPMTTSLRLAAMGERVIPSDLVDLFNRQPLGELQNAEPKGNTFPGSEAAHNGHDLSGSAMDQTALSPRERDVLRCLMAGYSNKLIARRLVVCEATVKVHVKAILRKLNVNNRTQAAIWASSRGISEARLAP from the coding sequence ATGCGAACAGATGTTTGTATTGTCAGCGAATATGAAATATCTCGCGAAGGATTAAAAAATATCCTCAAAACAGAGGGTTTCAGAGTCGTAGACTTGTTCGCAACTGTTGCCGAGGCCGTTAACTCCAGCCTTCCTCAAGATGCATTTATTGTTCTTGATGGCTTTCCCGTTGCTGAACAAGCCGGCCTGGTCAAAGATATTATGGACCACTGCCAGACCTCTCTGGTGGCGGTGCTGTCCGAGCGCTTCGATGTCAACGCGATGATCGCCTGTTTTCAGAACGGCGCCAAAGGTTACATCGTCCGTTCAATGAAAGCACTGCCCATGACCACCTCGCTGCGGCTCGCCGCGATGGGGGAAAGGGTTATTCCGTCCGATCTGGTCGATCTGTTCAACCGGCAGCCGCTTGGCGAATTGCAAAATGCCGAGCCGAAAGGCAACACCTTCCCGGGCAGCGAGGCCGCCCATAACGGCCACGACCTATCCGGCTCCGCCATGGATCAGACGGCCCTGTCTCCCCGTGAGCGCGATGTGCTGCGCTGCCTGATGGCTGGCTATTCGAACAAGCTGATCGCCCGGCGCCTGGTGGTGTGCGAAGCGACCGTCAAGGTTCATGTAAAGGCGATCCTGCGCAAGCTCAACGTCAACAACCGGACACAGGCCGCCATCTGGGCCAGTTCGCGCGGGATTTCCGAGGCTCGCCTCGCGCCATGA
- a CDS encoding phytoene desaturase family protein — MSNYDIVVMGAGHNGLTAAAYMAKAGKKVLVLERKPHFGGGVSTRELIRPGFWHDEHSNVHIMIQGNPMLRQDELGLLGRFGLEYIYPELPHASIWEDGTIVRSWKDLDRTCEEIAGFSPRDAEAYRKFAKASMAALPMFMSGLYSPPFPMGAFVAMMDQSDEGRFLLDVMSRSALDVVNQYFESDLLRLHILRMVTENLQMPDELGTGMGAFLMPGIIHTYGCSMPKGGSGQLSKALVRAIEHWGGEVRCSAEVRRVIVSSGKAVGLELTTGETFMAKDGVIGAIHPHVLRKFVAETPEPVLERAERVTPSTFSINLMHLTLKERLKLKVGNETNAMMTELMDFYTMRDMLLEYDKLRRGLTAPRLIAGGDNTIFDPSRAPEGAGVFYGVNFAPYELFDGGHAAWDEKKEEVADAALAQYRKFYSNLTDDNITGRLIRSPIDHERDSPASFIKGDIHGCAPFMYQSVGHRPTPDLGHFRVPQIEGLYLVGPFMHPGGGVFGAGRATAIQMMDDMGIDFDKVCGGAI; from the coding sequence ATGAGCAATTACGATATCGTGGTGATGGGCGCGGGCCACAATGGCCTGACCGCCGCCGCCTATATGGCCAAGGCCGGCAAGAAGGTGCTGGTGCTGGAACGTAAACCCCATTTCGGCGGCGGCGTCTCCACCCGTGAACTGATCAGGCCCGGCTTCTGGCATGATGAGCATTCCAACGTGCATATCATGATCCAGGGCAACCCCATGCTGCGGCAGGACGAGCTGGGCCTGCTGGGCCGCTTCGGTCTCGAATATATCTACCCCGAACTGCCCCATGCCTCGATCTGGGAGGATGGCACCATCGTGCGCTCCTGGAAGGATCTGGACCGCACCTGCGAGGAAATCGCCGGTTTCAGCCCGCGCGATGCCGAGGCCTATCGCAAATTCGCCAAGGCCAGCATGGCCGCTCTGCCGATGTTTATGAGCGGGCTTTATTCACCGCCCTTCCCGATGGGCGCCTTTGTGGCGATGATGGACCAGTCCGACGAGGGGCGCTTCCTGCTCGATGTGATGAGCCGCAGCGCTCTGGATGTGGTGAACCAGTATTTCGAGAGCGATCTGCTGCGCCTCCATATCCTGCGCATGGTCACCGAAAACCTGCAGATGCCCGATGAGCTGGGCACCGGCATGGGTGCTTTCCTGATGCCGGGGATCATCCATACCTATGGCTGCTCGATGCCCAAGGGCGGTTCGGGGCAGCTCAGCAAGGCGCTGGTCCGTGCCATCGAGCATTGGGGCGGTGAGGTGCGTTGCAGCGCCGAGGTCAGGCGTGTGATCGTCTCTTCCGGCAAGGCCGTCGGGCTGGAACTGACGACAGGCGAGACCTTTATGGCGAAGGACGGCGTGATCGGTGCGATCCACCCGCATGTGCTGCGCAAGTTTGTCGCCGAAACGCCCGAACCGGTGCTGGAACGTGCCGAGCGTGTCACGCCCTCCACCTTCTCGATCAACCTGATGCATCTGACGCTGAAGGAGCGTTTGAAGCTGAAGGTCGGCAATGAAACCAACGCCATGATGACCGAGCTCATGGACTTTTACACCATGCGCGACATGCTGCTGGAGTATGACAAGCTGCGCCGGGGCCTCACTGCGCCGCGCCTGATCGCGGGCGGCGATAACACCATTTTCGATCCCTCACGCGCGCCGGAAGGGGCAGGGGTGTTCTATGGTGTGAACTTCGCGCCCTATGAACTGTTCGATGGCGGCCATGCGGCGTGGGATGAAAAGAAGGAAGAGGTGGCCGACGCTGCCCTTGCCCAATATCGCAAATTCTACAGCAACCTCACCGATGACAACATCACGGGCCGCCTGATCCGCTCCCCCATCGATCATGAGCGCGATAGCCCGGCCAGCTTTATCAAGGGCGACATCCATGGCTGCGCGCCCTTCATGTATCAGTCGGTCGGCCACCGCCCCACGCCGGACCTCGGCCATTTTCGCGTGCCGCAGATCGAGGGGCTCTATCTGGTCGGGCCGTTCATGCACCCGGGCGGCGGGGTCTTCGGTGCGGGCCGCGCCACGGCAATCCAGATGATGGATGATATGGGCATCGATTTCGACAAGGTCTGCGGGGGAGCCATCTGA
- a CDS encoding SDR family NAD(P)-dependent oxidoreductase encodes MTQDAIRMDGKVALITGGAGGIGWATAQLMAQRGAQVAIADIAFERAKELAASLPGSLAIELDLEQADSIEAMVARTVAHFGRLDVLHNNAALLGPEIAQQDGDIEHMATALWDRTYAVNVRGTMIGCRAALPHLRETHGNIVNTVSNLALQGHIIQAAYSSSKAAIIQMTRAIAASHGIHGVRCNAVAPGMTMTPALREAFPPQLRAAVEGETLRTQLGVAEDIAEAVAFLASDAARNITGQVLVADGGCASHVPGLAAFRAFFSGEHA; translated from the coding sequence ATGACGCAGGATGCAATCCGGATGGATGGCAAGGTGGCCCTGATCACCGGCGGGGCCGGGGGGATCGGCTGGGCCACGGCGCAACTGATGGCGCAGCGTGGCGCGCAGGTGGCGATCGCCGACATTGCTTTCGAGCGGGCCAAGGAGCTGGCGGCGAGCCTGCCCGGCTCTCTGGCAATTGAGCTGGATCTGGAGCAGGCCGACAGCATCGAAGCGATGGTCGCCCGAACCGTCGCGCATTTCGGGCGGCTGGATGTGCTGCACAACAATGCCGCACTGCTCGGGCCCGAGATCGCTCAGCAGGATGGCGATATCGAACATATGGCGACGGCCCTCTGGGACCGGACCTATGCGGTGAATGTGCGCGGCACAATGATCGGCTGCCGGGCGGCGCTGCCGCATCTGCGGGAGACGCATGGGAATATCGTCAACACAGTCAGCAATCTGGCGCTTCAGGGGCATATCATTCAGGCGGCCTATTCCTCGTCCAAGGCCGCGATCATCCAGATGACGCGTGCCATTGCCGCCAGCCATGGCATCCATGGCGTGCGCTGCAACGCCGTCGCCCCCGGCATGACCATGACGCCCGCGCTGCGCGAAGCCTTCCCACCCCAACTGCGCGCCGCCGTGGAGGGCGAAACCCTGCGCACCCAATTGGGCGTTGCGGAAGACATCGCCGAGGCGGTGGCTTTCCTCGCCAGCGATGCTGCGCGGAACATCACGGGTCAGGTGCTGGTCGCTGATGGTGGATGCGCCAGCCATGTGCCGGGCCTCGCCGCCTTCCGCGCCTTCTTTTCCGGAGAGCATGCATGA